CGGCGCTGAAGAAGATCAGTGTGGACTTCGCGGTGATGGAGCCCGCGTCGCGCGATCCGCACGTCCGCGTCGCCGCCGTCCCGATGCCGTTGACCTGGCTCGACGTCGGCTCGTGGCCGATGTTCGCGGAGACGTGCCCGAAGGACGCGCAGGGCAACGCGCTCGGGGCCGGCCGCTCGTTGCTCGTGGACACGCGCGACACGCTGGTCGCGTCAGACGACCCTCAGCACCTCATCGCCACCATCGGCTGCCACGATCTGATCATCGTCCACACCCGGGGGGCGACGCTCGTGTGCCGGAAGGACGTGGCCGAGTCGATCAAGGATCTTCACAAGAAGGTCCGCGAGCAGTTTGGGGGCGAACTCGTGTAGAGCTGCGCGTGACGGCACGGAGGCAGCCGACCTCCCGGCTCACCCCCCGATTTCGGGCGAGGCGACCGTCAGCATCGGGAAGACCGACTCGAAATCGCCCGGGTTGCGCGTCAGGAGCCCGTGGCGGGTTGACGCAAACGCGCCGATGAGAACGTCGGCCACTGGCCGCCGAGGGGCGCGTCCGGCCCGACGCAACTGCACTTGGAGAGCCCAGGCTCGATGTGCTGCCTGGGTGTCGGGCCATGCCCACGCGGCGGAGTAGTCGATGCCGACCTGGTCCAGGAATTCGCGCTGCCGCGCGCCGTCGCCGAGAAATGCCGGCGCCAGCTCGATGTAGGTCACGGGACACACGACCAGCCCATCACCGCACATCCTGTCGAGTAACGCCGCCGACGCCGCGCCAAACTCAGGGTCGTCGTCCAGGACGTCAATCACGAGACACGTGTCGACGACCCAGGCCATCACACCTCTCCATCGCGCAGTTCAGCCATCCACGCAACAGTCGGGCGCACAGGCCGGAATTGCCGGGCGAAACCCCGCATCGCCTGAGCGCCAGCCACCCGCCGGCCGGCACT
This genomic interval from Vicinamibacterales bacterium contains the following:
- a CDS encoding type II toxin-antitoxin system VapC family toxin, which produces MAWVVDTCLVIDVLDDDPEFGAASAALLDRMCGDGLVVCPVTYIELAPAFLGDGARQREFLDQVGIDYSAAWAWPDTQAAHRAWALQVQLRRAGRAPRRPVADVLIGAFASTRHGLLTRNPGDFESVFPMLTVASPEIGG